In Zobellia roscoffensis, the following are encoded in one genomic region:
- a CDS encoding 30S ribosomal protein THX has translation MGRGDKKSRRGKIANRSFGARRPRKIKKRPTVEEKIDIKKKK, from the coding sequence ATGGGAAGAGGAGATAAAAAATCTAGAAGAGGAAAAATAGCAAATCGGTCTTTTGGGGCAAGGCGACCAAGAAAAATCAAGAAACGCCCTACCGTAGAAGAGAAAATAGATATTAAAAAGAAAAAGTAA